The following proteins are encoded in a genomic region of Hydra vulgaris chromosome 05, alternate assembly HydraT2T_AEP:
- the LOC136080265 gene encoding protein GVQW3-like → MQIDKVGIRLLIETCRRNQKSPSVAHKFITTAWGEDATSIQTVHKYYQKYSTSNKSDYSQFSDELRSGRPSTSTTTDNIEIIQQLLDKEKFLTIEQTCDVVNISFGSVYSIITEKLMKRSI, encoded by the coding sequence ATGCAAATTGACAAAGTTGGTATTAGATTGTTAATTGAGACTTGTCGTCGTAATCAGAAGTCTCCATCTGTTGCTCACAAATTCATAACTACTGCCTGGGGTGAGGATGCAACTTCCATTCAAACAGTACACAAGTACTACCAAAAGTATTCTACATCAAACAAAAGTGATTATAGTCAGTTTTCAGATGAATTGAGGTCAGGTAGACCCAGTACCTCAACAACTACAGACAACATTGAGATCATTCAACAACTTcttgataaagaaaaatttttaacaatagagcAAACTTGTGATGTCGTAAACATTTCTTTTGGTTCAGTTTATTCAATAATCACCGAAAAATTGATGAAAAGATCAATTTGA